The proteins below come from a single Nitrosospira sp. Is2 genomic window:
- a CDS encoding phage baseplate assembly protein V — protein MMDADLLYDLLARRDSGGKCFGVVVGIVTNNRDPDNMHRVKVRFPWLSHCDESNWARVASPMAGKGRGAYFLPEIDDEVLLAFEHGSIDHPYIVGSLWGGKDQPHESNSDGANDNRGIKSRSGHVLRLCDKSGEESVEIIDKSGDNKIVITTSENKILIEAKGNIEITSNTGKITFSGIGIEMKSQAGVDISANAQVNIRGALVNIN, from the coding sequence ATGATGGACGCTGATCTCCTGTATGACTTGCTGGCCCGTCGCGATTCCGGTGGAAAATGTTTCGGTGTTGTGGTGGGTATCGTCACAAATAATCGTGATCCCGACAACATGCATCGAGTCAAGGTTCGCTTTCCCTGGCTCAGTCATTGTGACGAAAGCAATTGGGCCCGTGTCGCCAGCCCCATGGCGGGGAAAGGCCGAGGCGCCTACTTTTTGCCGGAAATTGACGACGAGGTACTGCTCGCGTTCGAGCACGGGAGCATCGATCACCCTTATATAGTTGGCTCGCTGTGGGGTGGCAAGGATCAGCCGCATGAGAGTAATTCAGACGGAGCAAACGACAATCGGGGCATCAAGTCGCGTAGTGGCCACGTATTGCGGCTATGCGACAAATCAGGAGAAGAAAGCGTTGAGATTATCGATAAAAGCGGTGACAACAAAATCGTGATCACAACGTCGGAAAACAAAATCCTTATTGAGGCGAAAGGAAACATCGAAATCACTTCCAATACCGGGAAGATCACGTTCAGCGGTATCGGAATCGAGATGAAATCACAGGCAGGCGTGGATATTTCCGCGAATGCGCAGGTAAACATCAGGGGTGCCTTAGTCAATATCAATTAA
- a CDS encoding GPW/gp25 family protein, which translates to MSIPVLGVGWGFPVKRADDSAQASAHFVIAEYEESVRQSIVIILSTAKGERVMRPDFGSGLSELVFAVNNAGTRAMAEFEVREALEKWEPRIDVLGVESSTGGDRGEQLMIFIDYRVRTTDNRYNMVYPFYLDRPLT; encoded by the coding sequence ATGTCCATACCGGTTCTTGGAGTCGGCTGGGGATTCCCGGTTAAGCGGGCGGATGATTCGGCGCAGGCATCGGCCCACTTTGTCATCGCAGAATATGAGGAAAGCGTCCGGCAATCCATCGTCATTATCCTGTCCACCGCCAAAGGTGAAAGAGTCATGCGTCCGGATTTCGGTAGCGGGCTGAGCGAATTGGTGTTTGCTGTCAATAACGCCGGTACTCGGGCCATGGCAGAATTCGAGGTGCGCGAGGCACTGGAGAAATGGGAGCCGCGAATAGATGTATTGGGCGTCGAAAGTTCCACCGGGGGTGATCGAGGCGAGCAACTGATGATCTTTATCGACTATCGGGTCCGGACCACCGACAACCGTTATAACATGGTGTACCCATTCTATCTGGACAGGCCTCTTACATGA
- a CDS encoding putative baseplate assembly protein, with protein sequence MSTVGPPLIREQACSEEEIRAIAMSRLEKVGFIQEGGDLMKDGLVRVLARYCGILIERLNRVPESHHRAFLSMLGATPAPALPAHVALSFKAVSGATPNLRIVVPRFTQVSASADSDTVVFETVQDLPLVQAALVRAVAVDTRELAHSDVSSITSPASSADVEEPFFMVGAIPLKRSLHICQSQVIGTSNLTELKLKIALDQPGEIAPDISVEWFVESADASVLLPAISDTTVGLTRSGEITFAPPEKWPNQTIASMSARWLTCRLNQLRSPQTSTGRGNAHLIRITGIEISGFARPASAPIEAAYNGTIPLDVTRDFFPLGERPRFGDVFFALSESFTLSGAHISLDIKLTNPMGREDSPIPAVSNHGNPKLLWECSTRRGWVMVDCRDGTRALTQDGALQFALPDDVIPTAINGKQGGWIRVRLVGGSYISADRSTANEAYPPMAPPSIATMQMTSVKKLGPVEPESLVVESNFQFKKIDFAFPQSFNPFPLPEEGAFLLYLGLTIPGTKTSDVVTPNRGGFLTSLAGRTITLYFVPDAACKRVFSRDIRSDASAIPRWQARTAAGWRDCAIKDQTQGLNAPGTIDMHLPAEISEWYDSALDPQQKFLWLRVIWDSTRPGVCPCPRRLLLNTVLASQTVRLADEILGSSNGKPGQIFYALRLPVIGEVTLQVREPSANGHTETWPESEFQEKTHSFTDAGRPTNEKWTRWFCVEDFSLSDSHSRHFIIDRLTGRIQFGDGRNGRIPPPGANNVRLHEYRTGGGVRGNRPVGTITRLHTTIPYVESATNYEPAMGGQDTEGLESLSDGTAAGLRHRDRAVCINDYAELARKASPEVAYAKCIATRDLLDVPTERDLKPGVVSVTIVPRIADPCPRPSYNLVKVVKAFLDARRPVGVDLIVVGPEYVRVSVLAEIGCLPGHSTVGVVEECEKRLRDFLHPLTGGQGGGGWQFGERPHVSDIYSSFEAIEGLDHIRTLTLRSEEERPGLLLGETFLICSGKHEVRLC encoded by the coding sequence ATGAGTACCGTCGGGCCGCCCCTTATCCGCGAGCAGGCGTGCTCAGAAGAAGAAATCCGGGCCATCGCCATGAGTCGCCTCGAAAAGGTCGGTTTCATACAGGAGGGTGGAGATCTTATGAAAGACGGACTGGTTCGGGTCCTTGCACGTTATTGCGGAATCCTGATCGAGCGGCTGAATCGAGTACCGGAAAGCCATCATCGCGCTTTTCTAAGCATGCTTGGTGCGACGCCAGCGCCTGCACTTCCAGCACATGTCGCACTTTCATTCAAGGCTGTGAGCGGAGCGACGCCAAATCTTCGAATTGTCGTACCTAGATTCACACAAGTTTCTGCATCGGCGGATAGCGACACGGTTGTGTTCGAGACGGTCCAAGATCTTCCACTGGTGCAGGCTGCACTCGTGCGAGCGGTAGCTGTCGATACTCGAGAGCTTGCCCATTCTGATGTCAGCAGCATAACCTCTCCAGCGTCCTCCGCTGACGTCGAGGAGCCTTTTTTCATGGTTGGCGCTATTCCGCTAAAGCGTTCCCTCCACATTTGTCAGAGTCAGGTAATTGGTACGTCCAATCTGACGGAATTGAAACTCAAGATAGCCCTGGACCAACCCGGCGAAATCGCACCGGATATCAGCGTTGAGTGGTTCGTGGAATCCGCTGACGCATCCGTTTTATTGCCAGCAATATCAGACACGACGGTTGGGCTGACGCGCAGCGGCGAAATAACCTTTGCCCCACCCGAAAAATGGCCGAATCAGACAATCGCTTCCATGTCAGCCCGTTGGCTTACCTGCCGTCTGAATCAACTCAGGTCTCCGCAAACTTCGACTGGACGGGGAAACGCGCATCTCATTCGAATCACGGGAATAGAGATATCCGGATTTGCTCGTCCCGCATCAGCGCCGATCGAGGCCGCTTATAACGGGACTATTCCACTAGATGTTACCCGAGATTTTTTCCCCCTTGGAGAAAGACCTCGTTTTGGTGACGTTTTTTTCGCGCTTTCCGAGAGTTTTACACTTAGCGGCGCTCACATTTCTCTCGACATAAAGCTCACTAATCCTATGGGCCGTGAAGATTCCCCAATCCCGGCGGTCAGCAATCACGGCAATCCCAAATTACTTTGGGAATGCTCCACCAGGCGGGGTTGGGTGATGGTGGATTGCAGGGACGGTACACGTGCGCTGACGCAGGACGGCGCGCTCCAGTTTGCCCTCCCGGATGATGTCATACCAACAGCGATAAATGGGAAGCAGGGCGGTTGGATACGGGTACGACTGGTTGGAGGCAGCTACATTTCCGCCGACCGGTCGACTGCCAATGAAGCATATCCCCCAATGGCCCCGCCTTCAATCGCAACAATGCAAATGACATCGGTCAAAAAGCTCGGGCCCGTGGAGCCCGAGAGTCTGGTTGTAGAAAGCAATTTTCAGTTCAAAAAGATAGACTTCGCATTCCCCCAGTCGTTTAATCCGTTCCCGCTCCCTGAGGAAGGCGCATTTTTGCTTTACCTTGGCTTAACCATCCCCGGGACGAAAACGTCCGATGTGGTCACACCGAATAGGGGAGGGTTTCTTACGTCGTTGGCAGGCCGGACCATAACGCTTTATTTCGTGCCGGATGCAGCGTGCAAACGGGTGTTCAGCCGCGATATTCGCTCCGACGCGTCTGCTATACCTCGCTGGCAGGCACGCACCGCAGCGGGTTGGCGTGATTGCGCCATCAAGGACCAGACCCAGGGATTAAACGCTCCCGGCACAATTGACATGCATCTGCCTGCAGAAATATCTGAATGGTACGACTCGGCACTTGATCCCCAACAAAAATTCTTGTGGCTGCGCGTCATCTGGGATTCCACGCGACCAGGGGTGTGTCCCTGTCCTCGGAGATTGCTGCTTAATACTGTGCTCGCCTCACAGACGGTACGACTGGCGGATGAGATCCTGGGATCGAGTAACGGCAAACCAGGGCAGATATTTTATGCATTGCGTTTGCCTGTCATAGGCGAGGTGACATTGCAAGTGCGAGAGCCGAGTGCCAACGGCCATACCGAAACATGGCCGGAAAGCGAATTCCAGGAAAAAACCCATTCATTTACTGACGCGGGTCGTCCCACAAATGAGAAATGGACACGCTGGTTTTGCGTCGAAGATTTTTCTCTTTCGGACTCACATTCTCGCCATTTTATTATTGACCGTCTTACGGGCCGCATTCAATTCGGGGATGGCAGGAACGGTCGAATTCCGCCGCCGGGGGCAAATAACGTCCGGCTGCACGAATATCGTACCGGCGGAGGCGTGCGCGGAAACCGGCCTGTGGGAACGATCACTCGACTTCATACGACGATTCCCTATGTTGAATCGGCCACCAATTATGAACCTGCCATGGGCGGGCAGGATACAGAGGGGCTTGAATCGCTAAGCGACGGCACCGCCGCGGGCCTCCGGCATCGCGATCGGGCAGTGTGCATTAATGACTACGCAGAACTCGCGCGCAAAGCCTCGCCTGAGGTTGCGTATGCCAAATGTATCGCAACGCGTGATCTGTTGGATGTGCCAACAGAGCGTGATCTAAAGCCCGGTGTCGTCAGTGTAACTATTGTTCCTCGCATTGCGGATCCATGCCCACGGCCTTCCTATAATCTGGTGAAGGTAGTTAAGGCATTTCTCGACGCGAGGCGACCCGTCGGAGTGGATTTGATTGTAGTCGGGCCCGAATACGTCCGCGTCAGTGTACTGGCAGAAATTGGTTGTCTGCCCGGCCATTCAACGGTGGGGGTGGTGGAGGAGTGCGAAAAGCGATTACGCGATTTTCTCCATCCGCTGACTGGCGGGCAGGGCGGCGGCGGATGGCAATTCGGGGAGCGGCCGCATGTATCGGACATCTATTCTTCTTTCGAGGCAATAGAAGGACTGGATCACATTCGTACGTTAACGCTAAGAAGCGAGGAAGAACGCCCGGGATTGTTGCTTGGAGAAACGTTTCTCATATGCTCAGGCAAGCACGAGGTGCGCCTATGTTAA
- a CDS encoding phage tail protein — MGKPGERLLDSLPAIYRASDASGDLHRLLGVFEEILFSSNMPPPGIEQQIQDIPSLFSPGAGEPGQNNAARTPDRFLPWLATWVAFTPHALFEPQQLRKIISGITPLYGRRGTRAYLEELLRLCFNEISAVEIHDEPEQRFIIGFAKIGSDTLFGDDRPFWFRVTVNVNSRGGDAKITGSRREFEQRVRAIVDFAKPGHTAYELHLLFSSLEESRSTA, encoded by the coding sequence ATGGGTAAGCCCGGGGAGCGGCTACTCGATAGCCTCCCGGCTATCTATCGAGCTTCTGACGCGTCAGGCGACCTTCACCGTTTGCTAGGCGTCTTCGAAGAAATACTCTTTTCGAGCAACATGCCTCCGCCAGGCATCGAACAACAAATTCAAGACATCCCGAGCCTCTTTTCCCCGGGGGCAGGGGAGCCGGGACAAAACAACGCTGCGCGAACCCCGGACCGGTTTTTGCCGTGGCTTGCCACCTGGGTAGCGTTCACACCCCATGCGTTATTTGAACCACAGCAGCTGCGGAAAATTATTTCAGGAATTACTCCGCTTTATGGCAGACGTGGTACGCGCGCTTATCTGGAAGAACTGTTGAGACTTTGCTTTAACGAAATCTCTGCGGTTGAAATCCATGATGAGCCGGAGCAGAGATTTATTATCGGCTTTGCCAAAATAGGCAGTGACACCCTATTCGGGGACGACAGGCCTTTTTGGTTTCGGGTGACTGTAAATGTCAACAGCAGGGGAGGCGATGCCAAAATTACCGGCTCACGCCGTGAATTCGAACAACGGGTTCGAGCCATTGTCGATTTTGCAAAGCCGGGGCACACGGCTTATGAACTTCATCTGCTTTTTTCGTCCCTGGAGGAAAGCAGATCGACCGCGTGA
- a CDS encoding AAA family ATPase, translated as MTKPYKDSLAHLLAEMERIDLLIRFQIAHRNIQRSADEQFHGLYISEQEIDALLAKPIGLPQWLVTAATGEARPDLAALEKQIRERKQKSLSGGMELRLERLRELFELTQFDVDVILICLAAEFDLRYEKLYAYLQDDVTKKVPGVQLILNLLAPSLELSISARRRLSADAPLLRFNLIEIVEDLPQPRGPLLSRYLQVDDHIVQYLLGAEGLDERIRSFTETAGAGQGFDLLPLNDDIKLRLMRLAADMSDTQTVVVYLNGPSGADKQSVAQAVCHNAGTRLLVVDLERLIAGPEAGFNTSLSLIQRDARLQQAALFWKGVKALRGEQRRSTLIHFMHNLELGLSLAFVDADIAFESGPGFRAITYFDVTLPQPSSRQRAEIWHDALGEYETRLEPNDIAELAVKFKFSRGQIHDASATAWSMARWRYPNSQRISALELYDACRTHSNHKLSSLAHKIPSKYRWNDIVLPLDRTEQLREICNQVKYRDQVYGDWGFDKKLAMGKGLCVLFAGPSGTGKTMSADIIAGELKLDLYKIDLSMIVSKYIGETEKNLSRIFDEAETSNAILFFDEADALFGKRSEVKDSHDRYANIETGYLLQRMEEHEGIVILASNFRKNMDEAFVRRLHFTVEFPFPSEVDRRRIWEAVWPKETPREANLDIESLARSFPVTGGNIRNIALSAAFLAADDGGVVGMRHLIRATQREYQKMGKLVAESDVGTALQDIAAI; from the coding sequence GTGACGAAACCGTACAAAGACTCGTTGGCACATTTGCTTGCCGAAATGGAACGGATCGATCTGCTGATCCGTTTTCAGATCGCGCACCGAAACATCCAGCGAAGTGCGGATGAGCAGTTCCATGGTTTGTACATTTCCGAGCAGGAAATTGACGCATTGCTGGCCAAGCCCATCGGATTGCCTCAATGGCTCGTCACGGCCGCGACCGGAGAAGCTCGCCCCGATCTGGCCGCGCTGGAAAAACAAATCAGGGAACGCAAACAAAAGAGCTTAAGCGGAGGCATGGAGCTGCGGCTGGAGAGGCTAAGAGAGCTCTTTGAGCTGACCCAATTTGACGTCGATGTCATATTGATCTGCCTGGCGGCCGAATTTGACCTGCGCTATGAGAAGCTTTACGCTTACCTCCAGGATGACGTCACCAAAAAAGTCCCGGGCGTCCAGCTGATATTAAACTTGCTCGCTCCGTCGCTAGAACTCAGCATCAGCGCAAGGCGGCGTTTGTCCGCAGACGCTCCCTTGCTGAGATTCAACCTTATCGAAATCGTGGAAGACCTGCCTCAGCCACGTGGGCCATTACTGTCACGATACCTCCAGGTTGACGACCATATTGTCCAGTACCTGCTGGGAGCCGAAGGGTTAGATGAGCGCATCCGCTCTTTCACCGAGACTGCGGGTGCCGGTCAAGGTTTCGATCTCCTCCCGTTAAATGATGACATCAAGCTGCGATTGATGCGCCTTGCAGCTGATATGTCGGATACGCAGACAGTCGTCGTGTATCTGAATGGCCCGAGCGGGGCGGATAAACAGAGCGTAGCCCAGGCGGTATGTCACAACGCGGGCACGAGATTGTTGGTGGTCGACCTGGAGCGGCTCATTGCCGGACCGGAGGCTGGATTCAACACAAGCCTGTCCTTGATTCAGCGCGATGCCCGCCTTCAGCAAGCCGCGCTGTTCTGGAAGGGTGTGAAAGCTCTGCGTGGCGAACAACGCCGCAGCACGCTCATCCATTTCATGCACAACCTGGAACTCGGCCTTTCGCTGGCTTTTGTCGATGCCGATATCGCCTTCGAGTCGGGCCCCGGGTTTCGCGCAATCACTTATTTCGACGTTACACTCCCGCAGCCGAGCTCCAGGCAACGAGCTGAAATATGGCACGACGCATTGGGAGAATACGAGACCCGCCTTGAGCCAAATGACATTGCAGAACTCGCCGTCAAATTTAAATTTTCCCGGGGCCAGATTCATGATGCATCCGCCACGGCATGGAGTATGGCCCGTTGGCGCTATCCGAATTCGCAGAGGATTTCCGCCTTGGAACTTTACGACGCATGCCGAACGCACTCGAACCATAAGTTATCATCGCTGGCTCATAAGATCCCGTCCAAATATCGCTGGAATGACATCGTTCTGCCGTTGGATCGAACCGAACAGCTGCGCGAAATTTGCAACCAAGTGAAATATCGGGACCAGGTGTATGGCGACTGGGGGTTTGACAAAAAATTAGCGATGGGCAAAGGGCTGTGCGTCCTGTTTGCCGGGCCATCAGGTACGGGTAAAACAATGTCGGCTGACATTATCGCGGGAGAACTGAAACTTGATCTCTATAAGATAGACCTGTCAATGATCGTGAGCAAATATATTGGAGAAACGGAGAAGAACCTCTCACGTATCTTCGACGAGGCGGAAACTTCCAATGCCATCCTGTTTTTCGACGAAGCCGATGCGCTGTTCGGGAAGCGCAGCGAAGTAAAGGACTCGCATGACCGCTACGCCAATATCGAGACCGGTTACCTGCTGCAGCGAATGGAGGAGCACGAAGGCATCGTTATTCTCGCAAGTAATTTTCGTAAGAACATGGATGAAGCTTTTGTCAGGCGTCTGCATTTCACCGTCGAGTTTCCATTTCCCAGCGAGGTGGATAGACGCAGGATCTGGGAAGCAGTGTGGCCGAAAGAAACGCCGCGTGAAGCGAATCTCGACATCGAATCTCTGGCAAGAAGTTTTCCTGTTACGGGCGGCAACATCCGCAATATCGCTTTGTCGGCGGCATTTCTGGCGGCGGATGACGGCGGGGTAGTCGGGATGCGGCATCTCATCCGGGCAACTCAACGTGAATACCAAAAAATGGGGAAACTCGTAGCAGAAAGCGACGTTGGAACGGCGCTTCAAGACATTGCTGCCATTTAG
- a CDS encoding DUF4157 domain-containing protein has translation MQTKTVPPPSNDKTTPAPGHQQESVTKQQALGYKSGKSAAEALLRLQRTHGNRFVQRVIQAKLEVSHPGDPHEQEADQVADRIMSMPAESTQSVAQREAIPEEEKDKQELAQPVAVKRVPVSSDQMPLQEEEKEEEKPDQTITAARVEEDEEQNGVLPHAEEAVSAASDSTGQPLPSNLQRKFEQGLGVDLSAVRVHTGPRSIEASNAISARAYTTGSDIHFNQGQYDPESSEGQRLLAHEVTHTMQQTAGITSPQRTRKLQRQEAPDTNVVNMPEERISGKDPNVIHIPEDKLSANKADPETQQVMTNIAAARTRAIGYLETTKTEVMMAVDSFKSYAIVEIDGMDLDPSSTLDLVPVLVGAVGAVIGGAFPPAAFVGITAGLVVGGGKAIVAGGIKEEGGALKLGLKASVHSLSEEIKNAMSATIVRLNGRIPVQLNELAATDKGVWELLKIGSDRNIDTAVSMLGIRDPHQTSLHRNVLKAMMAAFGSWKGKATFQLGMTRSQKTISENVIDSELHGGLRNAQMAGEKEYLEKAEKMAEEHQFGPSK, from the coding sequence ATGCAAACGAAAACAGTTCCCCCCCCCAGTAACGATAAGACCACCCCTGCCCCGGGTCATCAGCAGGAGTCGGTGACCAAACAGCAGGCCCTGGGTTATAAATCAGGTAAAAGTGCCGCTGAGGCATTGCTGCGGCTGCAGCGAACGCATGGAAACCGCTTTGTGCAGCGAGTTATTCAGGCAAAGCTCGAAGTGAGCCATCCCGGAGATCCGCACGAGCAGGAGGCAGACCAAGTGGCGGATCGGATCATGAGCATGCCTGCGGAGTCGACGCAATCGGTTGCTCAAAGAGAAGCGATTCCAGAGGAGGAAAAGGACAAACAGGAATTGGCGCAACCGGTCGCTGTGAAGAGAGTACCTGTTTCGTCCGATCAGATGCCCCTTCAGGAAGAAGAAAAAGAAGAAGAGAAACCTGACCAAACGATCACCGCGGCAAGGGTCGAAGAGGATGAAGAGCAGAACGGCGTCTTACCTCACGCAGAGGAAGCGGTCTCTGCAGCATCAGATTCCACCGGCCAGCCCTTGCCTTCCAATCTTCAACGCAAATTCGAGCAAGGACTGGGAGTTGATCTCAGCGCCGTCAGGGTGCATACGGGGCCACGCTCCATTGAGGCCAGTAACGCAATTAGCGCTCGTGCGTATACGACCGGCAGCGATATTCATTTCAATCAGGGTCAGTACGATCCAGAAAGTTCGGAAGGACAGCGACTGCTCGCACATGAGGTGACGCATACGATGCAGCAAACAGCTGGTATAACATCACCACAGAGAACACGTAAGTTGCAACGACAGGAAGCGCCAGACACTAACGTCGTGAACATGCCCGAAGAAAGGATCTCTGGTAAGGACCCTAACGTCATCCACATACCCGAAGACAAGCTCTCCGCGAACAAAGCCGACCCAGAGACTCAGCAGGTGATGACGAATATTGCAGCCGCCCGAACGCGCGCTATCGGCTATCTTGAGACAACGAAGACCGAGGTAATGATGGCAGTCGACAGTTTTAAGAGCTACGCTATTGTCGAAATTGACGGAATGGATCTTGATCCATCCTCAACCTTAGACTTGGTGCCGGTTCTTGTCGGAGCGGTCGGCGCTGTCATTGGTGGCGCTTTTCCACCTGCGGCTTTCGTTGGTATTACGGCAGGTCTCGTGGTAGGAGGAGGAAAGGCTATTGTCGCGGGCGGGATCAAAGAGGAAGGCGGCGCGTTAAAGCTGGGACTTAAAGCTTCGGTGCACAGCCTCTCTGAAGAGATCAAAAACGCCATGTCAGCTACAATTGTTCGTCTCAACGGCCGCATTCCCGTTCAGCTCAATGAGCTGGCGGCTACCGATAAAGGTGTGTGGGAGTTACTTAAGATCGGCAGTGATCGCAACATTGATACGGCTGTCAGTATGCTCGGAATTCGCGATCCCCATCAAACCTCACTACATCGTAACGTGCTCAAGGCGATGATGGCAGCTTTTGGCTCGTGGAAGGGTAAGGCGACGTTCCAGTTAGGAATGACCAGATCGCAGAAGACAATATCCGAAAATGTCATCGATAGTGAACTTCATGGCGGGCTACGCAATGCTCAGATGGCAGGAGAGAAAGAATATCTGGAAAAGGCCGAAAAAATGGCAGAGGAACACCAGTTCGGACCATCAAAGTGA
- a CDS encoding N-acetylmuramidase domain-containing protein, whose protein sequence is MQRIIQAKLEVSYPEDPHEQEADQVADRIMRMPTESTQPVAQREAVPEEEKDKQELAQPVSVKRIASSSAQISSEKEDREDKKTDQTIAASRTAEDEIANGVLSHAEEAVSANRSSAGQPLPSRLSRKFEQGLGVDLSAARVHTGPQSIEANKAIGARAYTTGADIHFNEGQYNPGSAEGQRLLAHEVTHTVQQTGLARKPRARQAPAKTKTSAQLKADFVKAQVALGRFSDPSVSLPEGQSGPPSPRGAFWMLNGLDPAEMQEVLRLCGKDVRQKLLTHIGDAEGRFDRPRLESGLRSAAWGEKKGGTAGLEILDAICNAGAGSFAGVWALLAGKSRVGATSMLRALPRAMLAQLQTRLSEAPAADVAKFTDIIADLLGTATNMQANDVIDLEGLIGLNRAMASIYNLRGQLIEEQAHDLGVPTHAAAGIMKVESGGETFSEATGRAIIRFENHVFWNEWGQHHVADFNAHFDFDRARGGKRFTQHRFRDVPTGTWEQCHRSQEQEWRVMEFAAGLSGKEPAYRSASWGAGQIMGFNAHVGGYDSAVDMAASFNRSERPQVTGIFDFIRTNHLQQALARGDYLAVARGYNGTGQAATYAAKITSAAEAYRRVTTGKLHVIS, encoded by the coding sequence GTGCAGCGGATTATCCAGGCAAAGCTGGAGGTAAGCTATCCGGAAGATCCGCACGAGCAGGAAGCAGACCAGGTGGCAGATCGCATCATGAGGATGCCGACGGAGTCGACGCAACCGGTTGCTCAAAGAGAAGCGGTTCCAGAGGAGGAAAAGGACAAACAGGAATTGGCGCAGCCCGTTTCTGTGAAGAGAATAGCCAGTTCGTCCGCTCAAATATCCTCGGAGAAAGAAGATAGGGAAGACAAAAAAACTGACCAAACGATCGCCGCTTCACGAACGGCAGAAGATGAAATCGCGAATGGCGTTTTATCCCATGCAGAGGAAGCGGTTTCCGCCAACCGCAGCTCAGCCGGCCAGCCCCTACCTTCCCGTTTAAGCAGAAAATTCGAGCAAGGGCTTGGGGTAGATCTGAGTGCCGCGCGGGTGCATACGGGTCCGCAATCCATCGAGGCCAATAAAGCCATAGGCGCGCGCGCTTATACGACTGGAGCCGACATTCATTTCAACGAAGGTCAGTACAACCCGGGGAGCGCGGAGGGCCAGCGCCTGCTTGCGCATGAGGTAACGCACACTGTGCAGCAAACGGGTCTCGCGCGTAAACCGCGAGCACGCCAAGCACCTGCCAAGACGAAGACTAGCGCTCAGTTGAAGGCCGATTTCGTTAAGGCTCAGGTTGCGTTGGGGCGTTTCAGTGACCCTTCTGTATCTCTTCCAGAAGGTCAATCCGGCCCTCCCTCGCCAAGAGGCGCGTTCTGGATGTTGAACGGCCTCGATCCTGCGGAAATGCAGGAGGTGCTTCGCCTGTGTGGCAAAGACGTGCGCCAGAAGCTCCTCACCCACATAGGCGATGCCGAGGGTCGGTTCGACAGGCCAAGACTGGAGTCGGGGCTAAGGTCGGCAGCCTGGGGAGAAAAGAAAGGAGGTACCGCGGGGCTTGAGATACTCGACGCTATTTGCAACGCAGGAGCGGGCTCGTTTGCGGGTGTCTGGGCCCTGCTCGCCGGCAAGTCCCGGGTAGGGGCTACCAGCATGCTTCGGGCACTCCCTCGCGCGATGCTGGCCCAGCTGCAAACTAGGCTTTCCGAGGCCCCCGCTGCAGATGTTGCCAAGTTTACCGATATTATCGCCGATCTGTTGGGGACGGCGACAAACATGCAAGCGAACGACGTAATCGACCTCGAAGGGCTAATTGGCCTCAACCGCGCAATGGCTTCAATCTATAACCTGCGGGGACAGTTGATAGAAGAACAGGCTCATGACCTCGGTGTGCCCACCCATGCCGCGGCCGGGATCATGAAGGTGGAATCCGGTGGAGAAACGTTCAGCGAAGCTACCGGCAGGGCGATTATACGTTTCGAAAACCACGTGTTCTGGAACGAATGGGGACAACATCATGTTGCCGACTTCAATGCGCATTTCGATTTCGATCGAGCGCGCGGCGGCAAACGGTTTACCCAACATCGTTTCCGTGACGTCCCCACGGGGACGTGGGAGCAATGCCACCGCAGCCAGGAGCAGGAGTGGCGCGTAATGGAGTTCGCTGCCGGCCTGAGTGGCAAAGAGCCCGCCTACAGGTCAGCATCATGGGGAGCCGGGCAGATAATGGGCTTCAATGCGCACGTGGGCGGCTATGACTCCGCGGTCGACATGGCCGCGTCCTTTAACCGATCTGAGCGGCCTCAGGTGACGGGAATTTTCGATTTTATTCGTACCAACCATCTTCAACAAGCTCTAGCTCGGGGCGACTACCTTGCTGTCGCTCGAGGGTATAACGGGACTGGACAGGCGGCTACCTATGCCGCCAAAATCACGAGCGCAGCGGAAGCTTACAGGCGCGTAACCACAGGCAAGCTTCATGTCATTTCGTAG
- a CDS encoding DUF4280 domain-containing protein codes for MPQHVCNGAALKCSFGLAPGQLTVLPVNRMMTSGQPAATIMDYQPLVNVSPFGACFSIANPMVAAATTAALGILTPQPCIPVTVSPWVAGAPTVLLGKQPSLDNTCTLNCMWGGVINVAMPGQFTELIL; via the coding sequence ATGCCACAACATGTCTGCAATGGGGCTGCATTGAAGTGCAGCTTTGGTCTTGCGCCGGGACAACTGACTGTGCTGCCCGTCAACAGGATGATGACAAGCGGCCAGCCTGCTGCGACTATCATGGACTATCAACCCCTCGTGAATGTCTCGCCATTCGGCGCTTGCTTCAGCATAGCGAATCCGATGGTAGCCGCCGCGACCACTGCAGCGTTGGGCATACTCACGCCTCAGCCATGCATCCCCGTGACGGTTAGTCCATGGGTGGCTGGCGCGCCAACGGTTCTGCTGGGAAAGCAGCCCTCTCTCGATAATACCTGTACCCTCAATTGCATGTGGGGTGGGGTAATAAACGTAGCCATGCCGGGACAATTTACTGAACTCATCCTTTAA